Proteins encoded in a region of the Corallococcus caeni genome:
- a CDS encoding trypsin-like peptidase domain-containing protein codes for MVRTLPSRRHLARALTLMPLVALGACKPAADVATPSRPTLSLKTGSTQTATTPSGAKVEPAVYTPTPGSPGALMSLAPLVDTVKGAVVNVEVQARARPAMGGMMQGLPPGLAERFGMPGGQSPFGEGGAPAKQGLGSGFVIDPSGLVLTNNHVVEGADLVRVKLEDGRAFDAEVLGRDSLTDVALIQLKGVSGNLPFVKLGDSDGLRVGDPVMAIGNPFGLASSVSAGILSARARDIHAGPYDDFLQTDAAINPGNSGGPLFNMKGEVVGMNTAIIGGATGIGFAVPANLIQALLPQLQETGVVRRGWVGLAVQDLTPELARALRVDAAKGAVVAGVSAGGPGEKAGLREEDIITSVGERAVDSAGSLTRAVALLKPGSEVKVSLVRGGKAMEVPVKLGTRPTQRGEEEMTPRDTTPAPLSKRLGLRLSEAQDGSGGAQVVAVESGSAAERAGLMPGMVLTQVGDQKVSGVAEAAQALTSAEPGSALLLRARVPGQDGALLRAIEVPQR; via the coding sequence ATGGTCCGCACGCTTCCGTCCCGCCGCCACCTTGCCCGCGCGCTCACGCTGATGCCCCTGGTCGCCCTGGGGGCCTGCAAGCCGGCCGCGGACGTGGCCACTCCCTCCCGCCCCACGCTGTCGCTCAAGACGGGCTCCACGCAGACAGCCACCACGCCGTCGGGCGCGAAGGTGGAGCCGGCGGTCTATACGCCCACGCCGGGGTCGCCCGGCGCGCTCATGTCGCTGGCGCCGCTGGTGGACACGGTGAAGGGCGCGGTGGTGAACGTGGAGGTGCAGGCGCGCGCCCGGCCCGCGATGGGCGGGATGATGCAGGGCCTTCCCCCCGGCCTCGCCGAGCGCTTCGGCATGCCGGGCGGACAGAGCCCCTTCGGCGAGGGCGGCGCGCCCGCGAAGCAGGGGCTGGGGTCGGGCTTCGTCATCGACCCGTCCGGCCTGGTGCTCACGAACAACCACGTGGTGGAGGGCGCGGACCTCGTCCGGGTGAAGCTGGAGGACGGGCGCGCGTTCGACGCGGAGGTGCTGGGCCGCGACTCGCTCACGGACGTGGCGCTGATCCAGTTGAAGGGCGTGTCCGGGAACCTGCCCTTCGTGAAGCTGGGGGACTCGGATGGCCTGCGCGTGGGCGACCCCGTGATGGCCATTGGCAACCCGTTCGGGCTCGCGTCGAGCGTGAGCGCGGGCATCCTGTCCGCCCGGGCGCGCGACATCCACGCGGGTCCGTATGACGACTTCCTGCAGACGGACGCGGCCATCAACCCGGGCAACTCCGGCGGCCCCCTCTTCAACATGAAGGGCGAGGTGGTGGGCATGAACACGGCCATCATCGGCGGCGCGACGGGCATCGGCTTCGCGGTGCCGGCGAACCTCATCCAGGCGCTCCTGCCGCAGCTCCAGGAGACGGGCGTGGTGCGCCGGGGCTGGGTGGGCCTGGCGGTGCAGGACCTCACGCCGGAGCTGGCGCGCGCGCTGCGCGTGGACGCGGCGAAGGGCGCGGTGGTGGCCGGCGTCTCCGCGGGCGGGCCGGGAGAGAAGGCGGGCCTGCGCGAGGAGGACATCATCACGTCGGTGGGCGAGCGCGCGGTGGACTCCGCCGGGTCGCTGACGCGCGCGGTGGCGCTGCTCAAGCCGGGCAGCGAGGTGAAGGTGAGCCTGGTGCGCGGCGGCAAGGCGATGGAGGTGCCGGTGAAGCTGGGCACCCGGCCCACGCAGCGGGGCGAGGAGGAGATGACGCCCCGGGACACGACGCCCGCGCCCCTGTCGAAGCGGCTGGGCCTGCGGCTGTCGGAGGCGCAGGACGGCAGCGGCGGCGCGCAGGTGGTGGCGGTGGAGTCCGGCAGCGCCGCGGAGCGCGCGGGGTTGATGCCCGGGATGGTGCTGACGCAGGTGGGCGACCAGAAGGTGTCCGGCGTCGCGGAAGCGGCGCAGGCCCTGACGTCCGCGGAGCCGGGTTCCGCGCTGCTCCTGCGCGCGCGGGTGCCCGGACAGGACGGGGCGCTGCTGCGAGCGATTGAAGTGCCGCAGCGGTAG
- a CDS encoding immunity 52 family protein, whose amino-acid sequence MTTESKRQAYPDSFFVGGYWGARKESPEACASRAAVLLERLAACDPLLAHWYKSIRSRKGTKKLSLMPPDVSVLTDLFRRGTNREGGRVFEELGFHVWFLNESDPDDVDLRLRCGDYAGSTPNSCFLSLPFEGPNAERVLTPSVLEAVMRGMVTALDPDWIAAMSEHHRELDDPGNKTNAWVGWLTYFSKQRGTVPPLPAPVRIEPVEDKGTLILLTPERFTVANPEHVALARRVRELLTRAGLIHSR is encoded by the coding sequence ATGACCACGGAGTCCAAGCGCCAAGCCTACCCGGATAGCTTCTTTGTCGGCGGTTACTGGGGGGCGCGGAAGGAATCACCTGAAGCATGCGCCAGTCGTGCGGCGGTCTTGCTCGAACGCCTGGCTGCGTGCGATCCGCTTCTGGCCCATTGGTACAAATCCATCAGGTCCCGAAAGGGCACGAAGAAGCTGTCATTGATGCCGCCCGATGTGTCCGTGCTTACGGACCTGTTCCGACGGGGCACCAACCGAGAAGGGGGGCGCGTTTTCGAGGAACTGGGCTTCCATGTCTGGTTCCTGAACGAAAGCGATCCTGATGACGTGGACCTGCGTCTCCGATGCGGAGACTACGCTGGGAGCACGCCGAACTCCTGCTTCCTCTCCCTTCCATTCGAAGGGCCGAACGCGGAACGGGTGTTGACCCCTTCCGTGCTGGAGGCCGTGATGCGCGGCATGGTGACCGCTTTGGATCCAGACTGGATCGCGGCCATGTCCGAACACCATCGGGAACTGGATGATCCAGGCAACAAGACCAACGCCTGGGTCGGTTGGCTGACGTACTTCTCCAAGCAGCGCGGCACCGTGCCTCCGCTCCCCGCGCCCGTGCGCATCGAACCCGTGGAGGACAAGGGCACCCTCATCCTCCTGACCCCGGAGCGCTTCACCGTGGCCAACCCGGAACACGTGGCCCTGGCCCGGCGCGTGCGCGAGCTGCTCACCCGGGCCGGGCTCATCCACAGCCGCTGA